Part of the Candidatus Binatus sp. genome is shown below.
AATGTCGCTGCGCCAACGGCTCGAGATTGTTCTGGACGAGCTGGCGAAGCGATTCGGTGTACCCGACTCGCGCGGAACGGTGCTGCTGCCCGAACTGGCGCAGGAAGAACTCGCCGAGATGATTGGCAGTTCACGCCCGATGGTCAGCAAGCTTCTAACCGAAATGACTGAGCGAGGCTTGCTGATTCGCCAGGGGCGGCGCCATATCCTTATCGCTGCCCGGAAACCAGCCAACGCCGCCGACGCTCCGCGCGAATCCAGCCTGCATCCCGCGTTCGAGCCGGCGCCCGCGGCCACGCGCCGCGTGCGCGCGAATCGCCGCACCGTGCGCGGGACCGCAGCGCCCATTGTGAATATCTAGCCCGTTGCCGTCAGAAAAAGCCTGCGGCTCAATGCGCTCGACTGCGAGTCTCGCGGCCGGGCGCGGGTCTGCGTAGCATCTCGCCGCAAAATTTCTCCTGTTCTGCGGAAATCGCCCGGAGACAGATTGCGGATGTCACCGCGGCGGCCGATGGTGAATTTCGTTTTGCCAAATTTGGGAAAGTGGTTAGTTTAGTCAGCAGGGAAAACCGACCATCAAATGAACGCCAACCGATTCACCGAAAAACTCCAGGAGGCGCTTGGGCGCGCGCAAAACGCCGCGCTCACCGCGCATAACCAGGCCGTCGACGTCGAGCATTTGATAGCGTCGCTGCTCGAAGATGACGAAGGGCTGGCGTCCTCGATCGTGAAGCTGACGGGCGCCGATCGCGACGCGATCCGCCGCAAGCTCGGCGCTGAACTCGCCAAAATTCCGCAAGTAACCGGCGGCGGCTCTGACAGCGGGCAAGTTTACGCGACCCAGCGCCTGGGACGGGTGCTGGCGCGCGCAGAGCAGGAGGCGGGCAAGCTCAAGGACGAGTACGTTTCGGTCGAGCACGTGTTGATCGCGATGCTCGATGAGCCCGGCGCCGCTTCGAAAATCCTGCGCGAAGCAGGGTTGACGCACGACAAGCTGATGGCCGTGCTCAAGAAGGTCCGCGGCAACCAGCGCGTCACCTCGTCGAACCCCGAGGCGACCTACCAGTCGCTGGAAAAATACGGCCGCGACCTGACCAAGCTCGCGTCGGCCGGCAAGATCGATCCGGTGATAGGACGCGACGAGGAAATTCGACGCGTAATCCAGGTCCTCTCGCGCCGCACCAAGAACAACCCGGTGCTGATCGGCGAGCCGGGGGTCGGCAAGACCGCGATTGTCGAGGGTCTCGCGCGGCGAATCGTTGCGGGCGACGTGCCCGAGGGCCTCAAGAATCGCAAGCTGGTTGCGCTCGACATGGGAGCGCTGATAGCGGGCGCCAAATTCCGCGGCGAGTTCGAAGAACGCCTGAAAGCCGTGTTGAAGGAAGTGCAGGAGGCTGCGGGCGAGATAATTCTGTTCATCGACGAGTTGCATACCGTCGTCGGCGCGGGCGCGGCTGAAGGCGCGATGGATGCGTCGAACCTGCTCAAGCCCATGCTGGCGCGCGGCGAACTGCATTGCATCGGCGCGACCACACTCGACGAGTATCGCAAGTATATCGAGAAAGACGCCGCGCTGGAGCGGCGCTTTCAGCCGGTGGTGGTCGAGGAGCCGAGCGTCGAGGACACCATCTCGATTCTGCGCGGGCTGAAGGAACGCTACGAGGTCCATCACGGAATTCGAATCAAGGACGCCGCGCTGGTGACGGCCGCGGTGCTGTCGAAACGCTACATCACCGATCGATTCCTGCCCGACAAGGCAATCGACCTGATGGATGAAGCGGCGGCCAAGCTGCGCACCGAGAAGGAATCGATGCCGGTCGAGATCGACGAGGTCAATCGGCGCATGATGCAGCTGGAAATCGAGCGCGAGGCGCTCAAGCGCGAGACCGATCAGTCCTCGCGCGATCGGCTGCAGAAACTCGAGAAGGAGCTGGCCGAGATCAAGGAAAAGCGCGCGGGCCTGCAGGCGCAGTGGGAAACCGAAACAGGCGGCCTCGAGAAACTCGCGAAAATTAAAGCCGAGATCGAACAAACCAGACTTGCGATCGAAAGAGCCAAGCGCGAGTACGACCTCAACAAGGTCGCCGAGCTGCAGTACGGCAAGCTCGCGTCGCTCGAGAAGGAACTCGGCGCCGAAGAGCAGAAGCTGATCGAGAAGCACTCCGGCGGCAAGCGATTGATCAAGGAAGAAGTGGACGAGGACGATATCGCCGAAGTCGTCGCGCGATGGACCAAAATTCCAGTCTCGCGGCTGCTCGAAGGCGAGGTGCAGAAGCTCGCGCATCTCGAGCAGCATCTGCACAAACGCGTGATCGGCCAGGACGAAGCGGTGATCGCCGTCTCCGACGCCGTAATTCGCGCCCGCTCGGGACTCAAGGATCCCAACCGCCCGATCGGGTCCTTCATTTTTCTCGGCCCCACCGGCGTGGGCAAGACCGAACTCGCGCGCGCACTGGCCGAGTTCCTGTTCGACAGCGAAGCGGCGATGATCCGAATCGACATGTCCGAGTACATGGAGAAGCACACCGTCTCGCGGCTGGTCGGCGCGCCTCCGGGCTATGTCGGCTTCGATGAGGGCGGGCAACTGACGGAAGCCGTGCGGCGCCGTCCGTACTCGGTAATCCTGTTTGACGAGATCGAAAAAGCGCACGCCGACGTGTTCAACGTGCTGCTGCAATTGCTCGACGACGGCCGGCTTACCGACGGTCACGGACGCACGGTCGATTTCCGCAACACCGTTGTGATCATGACGTCGAATATCGCCAGCCAGATTATTCTCGGCTTCAAGGGACAGGACTACGAGAAGATGAAGGGGCAGGCGCTCGAGGTCTTGCGTCAGAGCTTCAGGCCCGAGTTTCTCAACCGCGTTGACGAGGTCGTCGTGTTCCATCCTCTGACCCGCGAAGAGCTGCGCCAAATAGTCGACGTCCAACTGGTGCGGCTGCGCGCGCGGCTCGAGGAGCGCAAGATCGAGCTCGAATTGACCGACAAAGCGCGCGATTATCTGGCCGAGCATGGTTACGATCCCTCGTACGGGGCGCGTCCGCTGAAACGGCTTATCCAGCGCGAGCTCGAGACGGCGCTGGGGCGGAAATTGCTCGCGGGTGAGATTCGCGACAGTTCGCGGGTCACCGTGGACGCCGGCGCTCGAGGTCTGGGGTTCTCCAGCCAGCCACTGGCCAGCGCCAGGTAGTGCGCTACTTTTGCCTTCCGCATGAGAAGGCGGGTATGCTCGGGGTGATTGTCGTAAAGAAGCAGAGCCGGGAGATTTTCAAAGACGTGATTGGTCTGCCCGCCAGGGTGATTCGCGCTGGGGGATTGATGGTTGCGATTGCGATCGCGGCGATCCCGGCGCCGGCGACTTGCTTCCCGTGGAGTATCGACATGTACCGCGGGCCGGAAATTCAGCCGTTCGCCGAGGCGCCGCGCGTCACTCCGGCCGACACAATTCCCGTTCATGGCGGAGAACCGCCGATGAGCCTCGAGCAGGCGGCGATCAAGATGCACAATCCCTTGCAGGCGACGCCGGAAAATCTCGCCAAGGGCAAAGAGCAGTTCAATGCTTACTGCGCGCCGTGTCACGGAGAATCCGCGCAGGGTAACGGTCCCGTCGCGCACATCCTGAAAAAGCCGCCGAAAAGTCTGCTCGTTGGCGCCATCAAGGATCGTCCCGACGGCTATATCTACGGCGTGATTCGCGACGGCGCCCTGTCGAGTCCCTCCTACGCTGAAGAAATGCCCCCCGAGCAGCGCTGGCGGGTCGTGATGTACCTGCGATCGATGCAGAGTGCCGCGGCCGCAAAAGCCAAAGTCGCCGGCAACTGACGCTGGCCGAAGGGGCGCCCACCAGCCTTCGACGGCTGCGTTATGCGATCCGAAGGGGTGCTTTCGGTCGTCGATTCAAACCGGTTTAATTGAGTGTCGATTGCAGCCCTGAGGTGGCTGAGGTAACCGATTTGGGCCACGGCGATGGAACCTTTCCGCGCCGGCGACGTATTGCCATGGACGATGTTGATCGAGGAGTTGCGATGCCAACGATAAAGATTGGCGGTGCGTTGATGCTTGCGATCGCGTTGCTGATCGCAGCCGTTATGCCGGCGCGCGGCGAGGTCGGGCTTAAGGCCAATGATCTGGTGGAAATCGCAGTAGAATCGAATCCCCAGGTTCGTGCGGTGTATGCGCAGTGGGAGGCCGCACAGCATCAGGTTCTGCAGAACTATGCTCCCGCGGATCCGACCTTCACCTACTCGAATGTGGATAGCAGCAAAGATTTCAACGCGGCGCTGCACGCCCATGCATTCAGCGAAACTTTCCAGTTTCCGGGAGAAGCGTTTCTACAGGCGGATGAATCAAGGCGGACCGCCGAGATTGCGCGTTTGAGGTATGAGGCGGCGGTGCGCGACCTGCGAGCCGGCGTTGAGACCGCATATTACCAGGTAGTGCTGGATGAGGGGCTGATTGCAATCAACGGCGAGAATATCGGCAACTTGAAACAGGTCGTTAACGTAACCCAGGCCCAATACACGGGGGGTCAGGCGCAACAATCCGATTTCATCGGTGCCGAGCTAGCTCTCGAGCAGGCTCAGTTGCAGCAACGCCAGTACCAAACCAACCGTTTGAACGACCGAGCGGGACTGAATCAACTGCTCTATCGGAAACCGGCCGCGCCGTTGGACCTTGACCAGAAGATCGAGCTGAAACCGCTGGAGATCAAGCTGGATAAAGCAGTCGACACCGCAACGCACGCGCGCCAGGAGATACTCGCAGCCGCGCTAACGGAGAAAAATTCAACCACGGCGGTGACACTCGCTGAGATGGAATATCTGCCGAACTATACGGTCGGATACGAGTTTGATTATATTCTGCAATCCGGCGCCCGGCCTCTGCCCGGCGTTACGCAGGCGCACACGTTTTCGATTGGATTCAATATGCCAGTATTTTTCTGGATCCATCAGCGCGAGGACGTAAGGTCGGCGCAACATTCGTTGCAGGCCGCTCGTTACAGCATGAATTCCGTCCTAAGCCAAACCGAGGCAACCGTCACGCAATTGTTCCAGTCCGCGCAATTCGCCTACGAGTCGGCCCAAGTATACAGCGGGCGGCTGATTCCCCTGGCCGACCAGGACTTCAAAGTGGCATTGGTCGCTTATCAGTCGGGCAAAGTCGACTTCCTTACATTGTCCTCGGCCTTACAAAGCGATTACGCGTCGCGCCTCACGTACCTTCAGAACGCCAATCAGTTCTTTGCCGGAGAAGTGGCGCTGGAGCAGGCGATCGGAGCGCCGTTGCATCAATGAGCCGGCGCAATTTCAACCCCATCGCGCTCGCCGCGCTGGCGGCCGCCCTCGGCGCCGCAATTTCGGCCGCTGGATGCCACAGCGATTCGGCCGGTAGCGCCGCCGCGGTCCCTGAAGCGACCCCCGCGGTCCGACTGGTTCGGCAGCAGGGCGTTGAGCTGATCCAGTTCAATGCCAACGAGGTTCCCGGTCTGGCGATGGAGGAGGTGCGCAACGTCGAGCTGCCGGGCCTGCTGGAAACATCCGGACAGATCACCTACGACGATCGCAGTGTCTCCACGATCGTTTCGCGCGTGCAGGGGCGAATCGAGCAAACGCGCGTCTCGCTGTGGGACAACGTTCATCGCGGCGAAAAAATCGTCGCGCTCTACAGCCCCGACTTCATGACCGCGCAAGCCGAGTATCTCCAGGCTCACGAGTCTTCAATTCTACTGGCGGCGCCCGGCGTTGGGGCTTCGTCGGATTTTGCCGGCACTCTATTGCTGGCCGCCAAACGCAAACTGCAGTTTCTCGGGATGAGCGATGCCGACATCCAGGCCATCAAGGCGCCCGATCCTATTGTCTGGATGCGCGCGCCGATCAGCGGCACCGTCGTCGATAACAAGGTGCAGCGCGGGGCCGCCGTCAATCCGGGCGACGTGCTTTTCTCGCTCGGCACGCTCGACGACGTCTGGATCACCGGTGATATCTACGAGGACGATCTCGCACGCGTGCGCGTCGGCCAGCAGTTGTCGGCGGTAACGACCGCTTTTCCCGATGAAGTGTTCAAGGGCGTGATCGCGCGCATCAGTCCGAATATCGATCCCGCCACGCACACGCTGCAAATCCGCTGCGAAGTGAAAAATCCCGGCGCCAGGCTCAAACCGCAGATGCTTGCGAAGGTGACCATCGTCACGCGGCCCGGCCAGGCGCTGGTAATCCCTCAGGACGCCCTCGTATTCGACATCGACAACTATTACGCATTCGTCGAGGTGAGCCCCGGCACGTTCGAGCATCGCAGGGTCTCGATCGCGTCGTGGAGCCGCGTCGGCTACGCGCGCGTGGTCTCCGGGCTCAAGGCCGGCGACCGCGTGGTCAGCGGCGAGACCCTCCAGGTGAACGCGCTATGGCACGAGGCTCACGGGGAAAGTTCCTAGACCCGGCGGCATTGCCGGTCGCAGCGGTAATCTTTGGCTAAGCGATGATTCGATCGTTGATGGCGCTGGCGTTGCGCGAGCGGGTAGTCGTAATAGGCATCGCGCTGATGCTGCTGCTGGCCGGCGCCTTTTCGTTCTCGCAACTGGATATCGAAGCCTATCCGGATCCGGTTCAGCCGCTGATCGAAGTGCTGACGCTGCCCAGCGGTCTCAGCGCCGAAGAAGTTGAAAAGCTGGTCACGGTGCCGACCGAATACGGCCTGGGCGGGATGCGCAATCTCGAGGCGATGCGCTCGATCTCGCTGTACGGACTGTCGGACATTCGCTGCTACTTCTCGTGGGACAGTGACTACTACTGGGACCGCATCGAGACCGTCAATCGGCTGTCGTTTCTCAGTCTGCCGCAGGGCGTGACGCCCGGAATTTCGCCCGAGAATCCCATCGGCGAAATCTACCGTTACACGGTCGAGAGTTCCGATCACGATCTGACTAACGAGAAGACAATCGAGGACTGGGTACTCGAAAAGCAGATCCGCACGGTGCCGGGCGTCGAGGACGTTTCGGGTTTCGGTGGATTGACGAAGCAGTTCCAGGTCGAAGTCGATCCGCTCAAGCTCAACTACTACCAGGTTCCGCTGTCCACGTTGATCGCGGCGTTGCAGAACTCGAACACCAATTCCGGCGGCAACTATATGAGCGTCGGCGAGCAGGCTTTCGACGTCCGCGGGCTGGGCTTTTTCCGCGGTC
Proteins encoded:
- the clpB gene encoding ATP-dependent chaperone ClpB, whose translation is MNANRFTEKLQEALGRAQNAALTAHNQAVDVEHLIASLLEDDEGLASSIVKLTGADRDAIRRKLGAELAKIPQVTGGGSDSGQVYATQRLGRVLARAEQEAGKLKDEYVSVEHVLIAMLDEPGAASKILREAGLTHDKLMAVLKKVRGNQRVTSSNPEATYQSLEKYGRDLTKLASAGKIDPVIGRDEEIRRVIQVLSRRTKNNPVLIGEPGVGKTAIVEGLARRIVAGDVPEGLKNRKLVALDMGALIAGAKFRGEFEERLKAVLKEVQEAAGEIILFIDELHTVVGAGAAEGAMDASNLLKPMLARGELHCIGATTLDEYRKYIEKDAALERRFQPVVVEEPSVEDTISILRGLKERYEVHHGIRIKDAALVTAAVLSKRYITDRFLPDKAIDLMDEAAAKLRTEKESMPVEIDEVNRRMMQLEIEREALKRETDQSSRDRLQKLEKELAEIKEKRAGLQAQWETETGGLEKLAKIKAEIEQTRLAIERAKREYDLNKVAELQYGKLASLEKELGAEEQKLIEKHSGGKRLIKEEVDEDDIAEVVARWTKIPVSRLLEGEVQKLAHLEQHLHKRVIGQDEAVIAVSDAVIRARSGLKDPNRPIGSFIFLGPTGVGKTELARALAEFLFDSEAAMIRIDMSEYMEKHTVSRLVGAPPGYVGFDEGGQLTEAVRRRPYSVILFDEIEKAHADVFNVLLQLLDDGRLTDGHGRTVDFRNTVVIMTSNIASQIILGFKGQDYEKMKGQALEVLRQSFRPEFLNRVDEVVVFHPLTREELRQIVDVQLVRLRARLEERKIELELTDKARDYLAEHGYDPSYGARPLKRLIQRELETALGRKLLAGEIRDSSRVTVDAGARGLGFSSQPLASAR
- a CDS encoding c-type cytochrome; its protein translation is MLGVIVVKKQSREIFKDVIGLPARVIRAGGLMVAIAIAAIPAPATCFPWSIDMYRGPEIQPFAEAPRVTPADTIPVHGGEPPMSLEQAAIKMHNPLQATPENLAKGKEQFNAYCAPCHGESAQGNGPVAHILKKPPKSLLVGAIKDRPDGYIYGVIRDGALSSPSYAEEMPPEQRWRVVMYLRSMQSAAAAKAKVAGN
- a CDS encoding TolC family protein translates to MAEVTDLGHGDGTFPRRRRIAMDDVDRGVAMPTIKIGGALMLAIALLIAAVMPARGEVGLKANDLVEIAVESNPQVRAVYAQWEAAQHQVLQNYAPADPTFTYSNVDSSKDFNAALHAHAFSETFQFPGEAFLQADESRRTAEIARLRYEAAVRDLRAGVETAYYQVVLDEGLIAINGENIGNLKQVVNVTQAQYTGGQAQQSDFIGAELALEQAQLQQRQYQTNRLNDRAGLNQLLYRKPAAPLDLDQKIELKPLEIKLDKAVDTATHARQEILAAALTEKNSTTAVTLAEMEYLPNYTVGYEFDYILQSGARPLPGVTQAHTFSIGFNMPVFFWIHQREDVRSAQHSLQAARYSMNSVLSQTEATVTQLFQSAQFAYESAQVYSGRLIPLADQDFKVALVAYQSGKVDFLTLSSALQSDYASRLTYLQNANQFFAGEVALEQAIGAPLHQ
- a CDS encoding efflux RND transporter periplasmic adaptor subunit, which translates into the protein MSRRNFNPIALAALAAALGAAISAAGCHSDSAGSAAAVPEATPAVRLVRQQGVELIQFNANEVPGLAMEEVRNVELPGLLETSGQITYDDRSVSTIVSRVQGRIEQTRVSLWDNVHRGEKIVALYSPDFMTAQAEYLQAHESSILLAAPGVGASSDFAGTLLLAAKRKLQFLGMSDADIQAIKAPDPIVWMRAPISGTVVDNKVQRGAAVNPGDVLFSLGTLDDVWITGDIYEDDLARVRVGQQLSAVTTAFPDEVFKGVIARISPNIDPATHTLQIRCEVKNPGARLKPQMLAKVTIVTRPGQALVIPQDALVFDIDNYYAFVEVSPGTFEHRRVSIASWSRVGYARVVSGLKAGDRVVSGETLQVNALWHEAHGESS